The Triticum dicoccoides isolate Atlit2015 ecotype Zavitan chromosome 6A, WEW_v2.0, whole genome shotgun sequence genome has a window encoding:
- the LOC119317442 gene encoding MADS-box transcription factor 6-like: MGRGRVELKRIENKINRQVTFSKRRNGLLKKAYELSVLCDAEVALIIFSSRGKLYEFGSAGTTKTLERYQHCCYNAQDSNGALSETQSWYQEMSKLKAKFEALQRTQRHLLGEDLGPLSVKELQQLEKQLECSLSLARQRKTQLMMEQVEELRRKERQLGDINRQLKHKLDAEGSNSNNYRAMQQITWAAGTVVDEGAAAYHMQQQQQQQHPNHSAAMDCEPTLQIGYPHQFAAPDQAANNIPRSSAPGGENNFMLGWVL, encoded by the exons atGGGGAGGGGAAGGGTCGAGCTGAAGCGCATCGAGAACAAGATCAACCGGCAGGTCACCTTCTCCAAGCGCCGCAACGGCCTGCTCAAGAAGGCCTACGAGCTCTCCGTGCTCTGCGACGCCGAGGTGGCGCTTATCATCTTCTCCAGCCGCGGCAAGCTCTACGAGTTCGGCAGCGCCGG CACAACAAAAACATTGGAAAGATACCAACACTGCTGCTATAATGCTCAAGATTCCAATGGCGCACTATCTGAAACTCAG AGCTGGTACCAGGAAATGTCAAAGCTAAAGGCAAAATTCGAAGCTTTGCAGCGAACTCAGAG ACACTTGCTTGGGGAGGACCTAGGACCGCTCAGCGTGAAAGAACTGCAGCAGCTGGAGAAACAGCTAGAATGTTCTCTGTCACTGGCCAGACAGCGAAAG ACACAACTTATGATGGAGCAGGTGGAGGAACTTCGGAGGAAG GAGCGTCAGCTGGGAGACATCAACAGGCAACTCAAGCACAAG CTCGACGCTGAAGGCAGCAACAGCAACAACTACAGGGCCATGCAGCAGATCACCTGGGCTGCCGGCACCGTCGTGGATGAAGGCGCCGCCGCATAtcacatgcagcagcagcagcagcagcagcaccctaATCATTCCGCTGCTATGGACTGTGAACCCACTCTGCAAATTGG GTACCCTCATCAGTTCGCGGCTCCTGATCAGGCAGCCAATAATATTCCACGGAGCAGCGCCCCCGGAGGGGAGAACAACTTCATGCTGGGGTGGGTTCTCTGA